In Neorhizobium sp. NCHU2750, a single genomic region encodes these proteins:
- a CDS encoding DUF411 domain-containing protein yields MNTRLFAARSLAFIMLCAASVIATGAAAAEMVVYKSPYCQCCEAWVAALKAAGIPLRIENTEDMDAVKASYHVPEEAQSCHTAVADGYVFEGHVPLDVVKQVLAEHPDIAGFAVPGMPSGALGMGGDSHEAYDIIALNKDGSQSLYRHVTP; encoded by the coding sequence GTGAACACACGTCTATTCGCGGCGAGATCGCTCGCCTTCATCATGCTTTGCGCAGCATCCGTCATCGCCACCGGAGCGGCAGCCGCCGAGATGGTGGTCTACAAGAGCCCCTATTGCCAATGCTGCGAGGCATGGGTGGCCGCACTGAAAGCGGCCGGCATTCCGCTTCGCATCGAAAACACCGAGGACATGGATGCCGTGAAGGCAAGCTATCACGTGCCGGAAGAGGCACAGAGCTGCCATACGGCGGTGGCCGACGGCTATGTCTTCGAAGGCCATGTTCCGCTCGACGTGGTGAAGCAGGTTCTGGCCGAACATCCCGACATTGCCGGTTTTGCGGTGCCCGGCATGCCGTCCGGGGCGCTCGGCATGGGGGGCGACAGCCACGAGGCCTATGATATCATAGCGCTGAACAAGGACGGCAGCCAGTCCCTCTACAGGCATGTCACGCCGTAA
- the aspS gene encoding aspartate--tRNA ligase translates to MHRYRSHTCAALRKSDVGSNVRISGWVHRVRDHGGVLFVDLRDHYGMTQVVCDPDSPAFKTAEVVRGEWVIRIDGTVKARSDETVNKNMATGEIELYAREIEVLSAAKELPLPVFGEPDYPEDVRLKYRFLDLRRETLHKNIVKRTQIIAAMRREMTKGGFTEYSTPILTASSPEGARDFLVPSRIHPTKFFALPQAPQQYKQLLMVAGFDRYFQIAPCFRDEDPRADRLPGEFYQLDLEMSFVTQEEVWETMEPVMRGIFEEFAEGKPVTQQFPRIPYDVALRKYGSDKPDLRNPIEMQAVTEHFAGSGFKVFAGMIASNPKVEVWAIPAKTGGSRAFCDRMNAWAQQQGQPGLGYIFWKEEEGKVAGSGPLAKNIGEERTAAIAAQLGLEAGDACFFVAGEPEKFYKFAGEARNRAADELNLSNKDQFALCWIVDFPFFEYNEDEKKIDFAHNPFSMPQGGLEALENQDPLTIKAYQYDMVCNGFEIASGSIRNQLPEVMVKAFEMVGLSQQDVEDRFGGLYRAFQYGAPPHGGMAAGVDRVVMLLTGAKNLREITLFPMNQQAQDLLMGAPAEATPTQLRELAIRPIPPVKKD, encoded by the coding sequence ATGCATCGTTACCGCAGCCACACCTGTGCAGCCCTCCGCAAGTCGGATGTCGGCTCCAATGTCCGCATCTCCGGCTGGGTCCATCGCGTACGAGATCACGGCGGCGTCCTGTTCGTCGACCTTCGCGACCATTACGGCATGACCCAGGTCGTCTGCGACCCGGATAGCCCGGCCTTCAAGACGGCCGAAGTCGTCCGCGGCGAATGGGTCATCCGTATCGACGGCACCGTCAAGGCGCGCTCGGACGAGACCGTCAACAAGAACATGGCAACCGGCGAGATCGAGCTTTACGCCCGCGAAATCGAAGTTCTGTCGGCTGCCAAGGAACTGCCGTTGCCGGTCTTCGGCGAGCCGGACTATCCGGAAGACGTGCGCCTGAAGTACCGCTTCCTCGACCTGCGCCGCGAAACGCTGCACAAGAACATCGTCAAGCGCACCCAGATCATCGCCGCCATGCGCCGCGAAATGACCAAGGGCGGCTTCACCGAATATTCGACGCCGATCCTGACCGCATCCTCGCCGGAAGGCGCCCGCGACTTCCTCGTGCCGTCGCGTATCCACCCGACCAAGTTCTTCGCCCTGCCGCAGGCGCCGCAGCAGTACAAGCAGCTCCTGATGGTTGCCGGTTTCGACCGTTACTTCCAGATCGCGCCCTGCTTCCGCGATGAAGATCCGCGCGCCGACCGCCTGCCGGGCGAATTCTACCAACTCGACCTCGAAATGAGCTTCGTCACCCAGGAAGAAGTCTGGGAAACGATGGAGCCGGTCATGCGCGGCATTTTCGAGGAGTTTGCCGAAGGCAAGCCGGTCACCCAGCAGTTCCCGCGCATCCCCTATGATGTCGCGCTGCGCAAATATGGTTCCGACAAGCCGGACCTCAGAAACCCGATCGAGATGCAGGCTGTCACCGAACACTTCGCCGGCTCCGGCTTCAAGGTGTTTGCCGGCATGATCGCATCGAACCCGAAGGTCGAAGTCTGGGCGATCCCGGCCAAGACCGGTGGTTCGCGCGCATTCTGCGACCGCATGAACGCCTGGGCGCAGCAGCAGGGCCAGCCGGGCCTCGGCTACATCTTCTGGAAGGAAGAAGAGGGCAAGGTTGCCGGCTCCGGTCCGCTCGCCAAGAACATCGGCGAAGAGCGCACCGCAGCGATTGCAGCCCAGCTTGGCCTTGAAGCGGGCGATGCCTGCTTCTTCGTTGCCGGCGAACCGGAAAAATTCTACAAGTTCGCAGGCGAAGCCCGTAACCGCGCCGCCGACGAACTGAACCTGTCCAACAAGGACCAGTTTGCCCTGTGCTGGATCGTCGACTTCCCGTTCTTCGAATATAACGAAGATGAAAAGAAGATCGACTTCGCCCACAACCCCTTCTCCATGCCGCAGGGCGGCCTTGAGGCGCTGGAAAACCAGGATCCGCTGACGATCAAGGCCTACCAGTACGACATGGTCTGCAATGGCTTTGAAATCGCGTCGGGCTCGATCCGTAACCAACTGCCGGAAGTCATGGTCAAGGCCTTCGAAATGGTCGGCCTGTCTCAGCAGGACGTGGAAGACCGCTTCGGTGGCCTCTACCGCGCCTTCCAGTACGGTGCGCCTCCGCACGGTGGCATGGCTGCCGGCGTCGACCGCGTTGTCATGCTCCTGACCGGTGCGAAGAACCTGCGCGAAATAACACTGTTCCCGATGAACCAGCAGGCACAGGACCTGCTGATGGGCGCACCGGCCGAAGCGACGCCGACCCAGCTTCGCGAACTGGCGATCCGCCCGATTCCGCCGGTCAAGAAAGACTGA
- a CDS encoding lipid A biosynthesis lauroyl acyltransferase, producing MKKPGNRPDLKRKAWTYEATARPGLSALMREGPAGRQRFIQYWLRDMASDAGQMLLFGLFHLLPAKAVSDIGAFLGRHLIPRAHKGALKRARASLVALRPDADDATIDRWLVEYMESQGRQQAEYSVVQRLARRHGAIRHVGTGDILARSAGRPVIFVGIHTSNWEIMDQCLVDLGLDVTLNYDPPGSRSHHFIVRHIRRRGGLKLFSPGRAAVRPALRLLEQNGNVLIFCDEAFEGRMRAPFLGKPPHLKGNYALVARLARKTGALIWPVYMIRERGTQFTLNALEPFVLDGEADSEAQLLADVTRINAVVEPVIKAHPAQWYFLDSRLA from the coding sequence GTGAAAAAGCCGGGAAACAGGCCGGACCTGAAGCGCAAGGCGTGGACCTACGAGGCGACGGCAAGACCGGGCCTGTCCGCACTGATGCGCGAGGGACCGGCGGGACGACAACGCTTCATCCAATACTGGCTGCGCGATATGGCCTCGGATGCGGGACAGATGCTGCTGTTCGGGCTGTTTCATCTGCTGCCCGCGAAAGCGGTCTCCGATATCGGTGCCTTTCTCGGCCGGCATCTGATCCCGCGTGCCCACAAGGGCGCGCTGAAACGTGCCCGTGCGAGCCTCGTTGCACTTCGCCCGGATGCCGATGACGCGACGATCGATCGCTGGCTCGTCGAATACATGGAATCGCAAGGGCGGCAGCAGGCGGAATATTCCGTCGTGCAGCGGCTTGCCCGCAGGCACGGCGCTATAAGGCATGTCGGGACCGGCGACATCCTGGCCCGGAGCGCGGGCCGCCCGGTCATTTTCGTCGGCATCCATACCAGCAACTGGGAGATCATGGATCAGTGCCTGGTCGATCTCGGCCTCGATGTAACGCTGAACTATGATCCGCCGGGCAGCCGGTCGCATCACTTCATCGTACGGCATATACGCAGGCGCGGCGGCCTCAAGCTGTTTTCGCCCGGACGGGCGGCCGTGCGCCCTGCCCTTCGCCTGCTTGAGCAGAACGGCAATGTGCTGATCTTCTGCGACGAGGCCTTCGAAGGACGGATGCGGGCGCCGTTTCTCGGGAAACCTCCGCATCTCAAAGGCAATTACGCGCTGGTGGCCCGCCTTGCCCGCAAGACCGGCGCGCTGATCTGGCCGGTCTACATGATACGCGAGCGGGGCACGCAATTCACGCTCAACGCGCTTGAACCCTTCGTCCTGGACGGTGAGGCAGACAGCGAGGCGCAGTTGCTCGCCGATGTCACGAGGATCAACGCCGTCGTCGAGCCGGTCATCAAGGCGCATCCGGCGCAGTGGTATTTTCTCGACAGCCGGCTCGCGTGA
- a CDS encoding cytochrome P450, producing the protein MAIIDFSYRPRGYFMLSWLDPSITTVERLNAAKKTFEPARADYYSGKKGGSLQRLLTARKDFLAVWRSSDFKERISEVKIFGRQVVLVNSPEAIKYVVATRHENFERKTPQMRRALEFLLGDGLFISDGETWKQRRPLVNDIVHKGRLPTFGPIMTDTSLELVRRWEELGDGAQVNALYEMAGLTAEIISRSVFGNDLGKDSADAVTEGFTSYQSLIDSINIGYFLGFDEGLPLVRTPSLRRSVNRIHRIIDRVIEDHLAGKGDDNSMVDLLIRRQQKNPELKLDVVALRNEAATIFMAGHETTAATLTWAWYLLSKAPWIEEAVHAEIASVCGGRAPTVEDVPNLKWCQAVIEETLRLYPPVPILARQAKQADRIGTIDVKPASLVMIVPWTLHRTQSLFADPHRFRPERFMEGKRPTPYSYIPFASGPRVCPGLQFGLTEAILCLAVLAQRFRIRVAEGHKVEPACRLTLRPKGGLPVTLHRRAA; encoded by the coding sequence ATGGCCATCATAGACTTTTCATACCGCCCACGAGGTTATTTCATGCTGTCCTGGCTCGACCCAAGCATCACCACCGTCGAACGGCTGAACGCTGCGAAAAAGACTTTCGAGCCGGCGCGGGCAGACTATTACAGCGGCAAGAAGGGTGGATCGCTTCAACGCCTGTTGACTGCACGCAAGGATTTCCTGGCGGTCTGGCGCAGCTCGGACTTCAAGGAACGGATCAGCGAAGTGAAGATCTTCGGCCGGCAAGTGGTGCTGGTGAATTCGCCCGAAGCGATCAAATACGTCGTCGCCACGCGTCATGAGAATTTCGAGCGCAAGACGCCACAGATGCGCCGGGCGCTGGAATTTCTTCTCGGTGACGGGCTGTTCATCTCCGACGGGGAGACCTGGAAGCAGCGCCGTCCGCTGGTCAACGACATCGTTCACAAGGGGCGGCTTCCGACATTCGGCCCGATCATGACCGATACGTCGCTGGAACTCGTGCGCCGCTGGGAGGAACTCGGTGACGGGGCGCAGGTCAACGCGCTTTATGAAATGGCCGGGCTTACCGCTGAGATCATCTCCCGCAGCGTGTTCGGCAACGATCTGGGCAAGGACAGCGCCGATGCGGTGACGGAGGGTTTCACCTCTTACCAGTCGCTGATCGACAGCATCAATATCGGCTATTTCCTCGGTTTCGACGAAGGCCTGCCGCTGGTGCGCACGCCGTCGCTCCGGCGCTCGGTCAATCGCATCCACCGGATCATCGACCGGGTGATCGAGGATCATCTGGCCGGCAAGGGCGACGACAATTCGATGGTCGACCTGCTGATCCGGCGCCAGCAGAAAAATCCGGAACTCAAGCTCGACGTGGTGGCGCTCCGGAACGAGGCGGCGACCATCTTCATGGCCGGGCACGAGACCACGGCGGCGACGCTGACCTGGGCCTGGTATCTGCTCTCCAAGGCGCCATGGATCGAAGAGGCCGTGCATGCCGAAATCGCCTCAGTCTGCGGCGGCCGGGCGCCGACGGTCGAGGACGTGCCCAATCTCAAATGGTGCCAGGCCGTCATCGAGGAGACGCTGAGGCTTTATCCGCCGGTGCCGATCCTTGCCCGGCAGGCGAAGCAGGCGGACCGCATCGGCACTATCGACGTCAAGCCGGCCTCGCTCGTGATGATCGTGCCGTGGACGCTGCATCGCACGCAATCGCTGTTTGCCGATCCGCACCGGTTCCGGCCGGAACGGTTCATGGAGGGCAAGCGGCCAACGCCCTACAGCTACATCCCCTTTGCCAGCGGCCCCCGCGTCTGCCCCGGCCTGCAGTTCGGCCTGACCGAGGCCATTCTCTGCCTCGCCGTATTGGCGCAACGTTTCCGGATCCGCGTGGCCGAAGGCCATAAGGTGGAGCCGGCCTGCCGCCTGACGCTTCGCCCAAAGGGCGGCCTGCCCGTCACCCTGCATCGGCGTGCTGCGTGA
- a CDS encoding DUF1236 domain-containing protein, which yields MLKSVIAAAALTMVSGAALAQTTVITQDPMVTNSTVVMPGEVRTYVMEQPIDSVPIVPSEGDVLVGEVLPEGVEVRPVQGYDDYGYTVVNEHRVIVNPQTRTVIQVLE from the coding sequence ATGCTCAAGAGTGTCATTGCCGCTGCGGCCCTGACGATGGTGTCGGGCGCAGCTCTTGCCCAGACCACGGTCATCACCCAGGATCCGATGGTGACCAATTCAACTGTCGTGATGCCGGGAGAAGTGCGTACCTACGTGATGGAGCAGCCTATCGACTCCGTCCCGATCGTTCCGTCCGAGGGCGACGTGCTGGTCGGCGAAGTCCTGCCCGAAGGCGTCGAAGTGCGCCCGGTTCAGGGCTATGACGATTACGGCTACACCGTCGTCAACGAACACCGGGTCATCGTAAATCCGCAGACACGCACGGTGATCCAGGTTCTGGAATAG
- a CDS encoding SulP family inorganic anion transporter gives MSTFSTLRRDWSANPVREMLAGAVATFALIPEVIAFSFVAGVDPEVGLFASFVIGIVIAFTGGRPAMISAAAGSVALVAAPLVHAHGLPYLLAAGLLAGIIQIVFGLLKLGVLMRFVSKSVRTGFVNALAILIFWAQTPHIFGANTATFAVLAAGLVIIYLAPRITTVIPSPLICILVLTVASVSLDLPVETVADLGKLPDSWPVLAWPTVPFTLETLEIIIGPAIAIAMVGLLESMMTASVVDEQTDTQSSKNRECTGLGIANAASSLFGGIAGCGMIGQTVSNVKYGGRGRLSTLFAGALLLVLMVFLKPWVSEVPVAALVAIMVMVSIDTFDWSSLGKLVVHPRASSFVMLATVVVTVFTANLALGVTVGVLLSGVFFAGKVAKLFRVEKREGAAGERIYQVEGQIFFASADAFVDAFDFDDLPKTLVIDVGSAHLWDITAVDALDKVVLKYRNMGVEVEVRGVNEASTDMLDRFALHDKQHASLSSTAAH, from the coding sequence ATGTCGACTTTCTCTACCCTTCGCCGGGATTGGTCCGCCAATCCCGTCCGTGAAATGCTGGCGGGCGCCGTGGCGACCTTCGCCCTCATCCCGGAAGTCATCGCCTTTTCCTTCGTCGCCGGCGTCGATCCCGAGGTCGGCCTCTTCGCCTCCTTCGTTATCGGCATCGTCATCGCCTTTACCGGTGGTCGTCCTGCGATGATTTCGGCCGCTGCCGGTTCCGTCGCGCTTGTCGCAGCGCCGCTCGTCCATGCACACGGCCTGCCTTATCTTCTGGCTGCCGGCCTGCTTGCCGGTATCATCCAGATCGTCTTCGGCTTGCTCAAGCTCGGGGTCTTGATGCGCTTCGTGTCGAAATCGGTGCGTACCGGCTTCGTCAATGCGCTGGCGATCCTGATCTTCTGGGCGCAGACACCGCATATTTTCGGTGCCAATACCGCGACCTTCGCTGTACTCGCCGCCGGCCTCGTCATCATCTATCTGGCGCCGCGCATCACCACCGTAATCCCGTCGCCGCTGATCTGTATTCTCGTACTGACGGTGGCAAGCGTCAGCCTCGACCTGCCGGTCGAGACAGTGGCCGATCTCGGCAAGCTGCCGGACAGCTGGCCGGTCCTAGCCTGGCCGACGGTGCCCTTCACGCTCGAAACCCTGGAGATCATAATCGGGCCGGCGATCGCAATCGCCATGGTCGGCCTCTTGGAATCGATGATGACGGCAAGCGTGGTCGACGAGCAGACAGATACGCAAAGCTCCAAGAACCGCGAATGCACCGGCCTCGGCATTGCCAACGCAGCGTCCAGCCTGTTTGGCGGAATTGCCGGTTGCGGCATGATCGGCCAGACGGTCAGCAATGTGAAATACGGGGGAAGAGGGCGCCTTTCGACGCTTTTTGCCGGCGCGCTTTTGCTCGTCCTGATGGTCTTCCTCAAGCCTTGGGTCTCTGAAGTTCCGGTCGCAGCGCTGGTCGCGATCATGGTCATGGTGTCGATCGATACGTTCGACTGGTCGTCGCTCGGCAAGCTCGTCGTCCATCCGCGCGCCTCCAGTTTCGTCATGCTGGCAACCGTGGTCGTCACCGTCTTCACCGCCAACCTTGCGCTCGGCGTCACGGTCGGCGTTCTCCTCTCCGGAGTGTTCTTCGCCGGCAAGGTTGCCAAGCTCTTCCGTGTGGAAAAGCGCGAAGGTGCGGCCGGAGAGCGGATCTATCAGGTGGAAGGCCAGATCTTCTTTGCCTCTGCGGATGCCTTCGTCGACGCGTTCGACTTCGACGACCTACCCAAGACCCTGGTGATCGATGTCGGCAGCGCACATCTCTGGGACATCACGGCCGTCGATGCGCTCGACAAGGTCGTGCTGAAATATCGCAATATGGGCGTGGAGGTCGAGGTGCGCGGCGTCAACGAGGCGAGTACCGACATGCTTGACCGCTTCGCGCTGCATGACAAGCAGCACGCATCGCTGTCCAGCACCGCGGCCCACTGA
- the parC gene encoding DNA topoisomerase IV subunit A has protein sequence MGQIVNPPGDDGGDNILPVDLKAALEERYLAYALSTIMHRALPDVRDGLKPVHRRIVYAMSEMGLRPNTAFRKCAKIVGEVMGNYHPHGDQAIYDALARLAQDFSLRYPLVNGQGNFGNIDGDSPAAMRYTESKMTAVAELLLEGIDQDAVDFRDTYDESNSEPTVLPGAFPNLLANGATGIAVGMATSIPPHNAHELCDAALHLIKHPDATVEKLIEFVPGPDLPTGGIIIDSRESIIESYRTGRGGFRVRAKWEVEDLGRGGYQIVVTEIPYQVQKSRLIEKIAELLIARKLPLLDDIRDESAEDVRIVIVPKSRTVDATLLMESMFKLTELESRIPLNMNVLSMGRVPKVMALNEVLVEWLAHRKDVLIRRSRHRLAAIDRRLEILGGLLVAYLNIDEVIRIIREEDEPKPVMVERWSLTDLQVEAILNMRLRNLRKLEEFEIRTENDKLTKEKADIEALLSSDDKQWRMIEVEIQDVKKTYAKATELGRRRTQFAEAPEADIEAIQQAMIEKEPITVVISQKGWIRALKGHVADTSGLTFKEGDGPKIAFTAQTTDKLLLVTTGGKVYTLGGDKLPGGRGHGEPIRIMVDMENDQDILTAFVHDSSRRMIIASTSGYGFIVAESEMVANTRKGKQVMNVGMPDETKLVVPVSGDHVAIVGENRKMVVFPLEQLPEMTRGKGVRLQRYKDGGISDIKCFAIDAGLSWEDSAGRAFNRTKDELAEWMGDRASAGRTVPKGFPRSGKFAG, from the coding sequence ATGGGACAGATCGTGAATCCGCCCGGCGACGACGGCGGCGACAATATTTTACCGGTGGACCTCAAGGCAGCGCTCGAAGAGCGCTATCTCGCCTATGCGCTGTCCACCATCATGCACCGCGCGCTGCCGGACGTTCGTGACGGGCTGAAGCCCGTCCACCGCCGCATCGTCTATGCGATGAGCGAGATGGGCCTTCGCCCCAACACCGCCTTCCGCAAATGCGCCAAGATCGTCGGCGAGGTGATGGGTAACTATCACCCGCATGGCGACCAGGCGATCTACGACGCGCTGGCGCGTCTGGCGCAGGATTTCTCGCTGCGCTATCCGCTGGTCAACGGTCAGGGCAATTTCGGCAATATCGACGGTGATAGCCCCGCCGCCATGCGTTACACTGAAAGCAAGATGACGGCGGTGGCCGAACTCCTGCTGGAAGGTATCGATCAGGACGCCGTCGATTTCCGCGATACCTACGACGAGAGCAATTCGGAGCCCACGGTCCTGCCGGGCGCCTTCCCGAACCTGCTCGCCAATGGCGCAACCGGCATCGCGGTCGGCATGGCGACCTCCATCCCGCCGCACAACGCCCACGAACTCTGCGACGCCGCTCTCCACCTGATCAAGCATCCTGATGCGACGGTGGAGAAACTGATCGAATTCGTTCCCGGCCCGGACCTGCCGACCGGCGGCATCATCATCGACAGCCGTGAATCGATCATCGAGAGCTACCGCACCGGCCGCGGCGGTTTCCGCGTCCGCGCCAAGTGGGAAGTCGAAGATCTCGGCCGCGGCGGCTATCAGATCGTCGTTACCGAAATTCCTTATCAGGTGCAGAAATCACGCCTGATCGAAAAGATCGCCGAGCTGCTAATCGCCCGCAAGCTGCCGCTTCTCGACGATATCCGCGATGAATCGGCCGAAGACGTGCGTATCGTCATCGTGCCGAAGAGCCGCACGGTCGATGCGACGCTTCTGATGGAATCGATGTTCAAGCTGACCGAGCTTGAAAGCCGCATTCCGCTCAACATGAACGTGCTGTCCATGGGCCGCGTGCCCAAGGTCATGGCGCTGAACGAGGTGCTGGTCGAATGGCTGGCGCACCGCAAGGACGTCCTCATCCGCCGCTCGCGCCATCGTCTGGCCGCGATCGACCGGCGCCTTGAAATTTTGGGCGGCTTGCTCGTCGCCTATCTCAACATCGACGAAGTCATCCGCATCATCCGCGAAGAGGATGAGCCGAAGCCGGTCATGGTGGAGCGCTGGTCTCTTACCGATCTCCAGGTCGAAGCGATCCTCAACATGCGGCTGCGCAATTTGCGCAAGCTCGAAGAGTTCGAGATCCGCACCGAAAACGACAAGCTGACCAAGGAAAAGGCCGATATCGAGGCGCTGCTTAGCTCCGACGACAAGCAGTGGCGGATGATCGAGGTCGAGATCCAGGACGTCAAGAAGACCTATGCCAAGGCAACCGAACTCGGCCGCCGCCGCACCCAGTTCGCCGAAGCGCCGGAAGCAGATATCGAGGCGATCCAGCAGGCGATGATCGAAAAGGAACCGATCACCGTCGTCATCTCGCAGAAGGGCTGGATACGCGCGCTGAAGGGTCACGTGGCAGATACGTCCGGCCTTACCTTCAAGGAAGGCGACGGACCGAAGATCGCGTTTACCGCACAGACGACCGACAAGCTTCTGCTCGTCACCACCGGCGGCAAGGTCTATACGCTCGGCGGCGACAAGCTGCCCGGCGGACGCGGCCATGGTGAGCCGATCCGCATCATGGTCGACATGGAAAACGATCAGGACATCCTGACCGCCTTCGTCCATGATTCAAGTCGCAGGATGATCATTGCCTCGACGTCGGGCTACGGCTTCATCGTCGCCGAAAGCGAGATGGTCGCCAATACCCGCAAGGGCAAGCAGGTGATGAATGTCGGCATGCCGGACGAGACCAAGCTCGTCGTGCCGGTCTCGGGCGATCATGTCGCCATCGTCGGCGAAAACCGCAAGATGGTGGTCTTCCCGCTCGAACAGCTGCCGGAAATGACCCGCGGCAAGGGCGTTCGCCTGCAGCGCTACAAGGATGGCGGCATTTCCGACATCAAGTGCTTTGCCATCGATGCCGGTCTTTCCTGGGAAGACAGCGCCGGCCGCGCCTTCAACCGCACGAAGGACGAACTCGCCGAATGGATGGGCGACCGCGCTTCTGCCGGACGCACGGTCCCGAAGGGTTTTCCGCGCAGCGGCAAGTTCGCAGGGTGA
- a CDS encoding AbrB/MazE/SpoVT family DNA-binding domain-containing protein: protein MDRAVTIQKVDGGCGVVLPQDVLHRLGWKEGDIVELHSDDTGLELFSPKAIADEDFQRQMSAAKTAMRKYYVALKELGKH, encoded by the coding sequence ATGGACAGGGCAGTCACCATTCAGAAAGTCGACGGAGGCTGCGGCGTCGTGCTGCCGCAGGATGTTCTGCATCGTCTCGGCTGGAAAGAGGGCGATATCGTCGAACTGCATTCAGACGACACTGGCCTCGAACTTTTCTCCCCGAAAGCAATTGCAGACGAGGATTTTCAGCGCCAGATGAGCGCGGCCAAAACCGCGATGCGAAAATACTATGTCGCCCTCAAGGAGCTTGGGAAGCATTAA
- a CDS encoding DMT family transporter, whose protein sequence is MRHHSKGLLLTITGGVALSFDVPLVRLGGGDLWETLALRSVSTFALGLIVWIVVWRLHPADRALKPGRAGLLAGLCYGLSTITFLGGVFNTATANVVFIVAFTPMLAAVFGWLFLREQPSRATWVTMVLMVFGVGLIVSGGLSAGDMLGNMSALATALLLAGAIIIGRRSKADIGLVPLVATIIPAIVGLSMMEPGGFTTVPSSFWVLVDGLVTLPLAFWCLATGPKYLTGAEVGMCYLLETVLAPIWVWMIFGEEMHARTLLGGAILILSLVGHAAWQVRRGRPKATVET, encoded by the coding sequence ATGCGGCATCACAGCAAGGGACTGCTGCTGACGATCACCGGTGGCGTCGCGCTTTCCTTCGACGTACCGCTGGTCCGGTTGGGTGGTGGTGATCTGTGGGAAACGCTGGCACTGCGCAGCGTCTCGACATTCGCGCTCGGCCTGATCGTCTGGATTGTCGTCTGGCGACTGCATCCGGCGGACAGAGCACTGAAACCCGGAAGAGCCGGGCTTCTTGCCGGGTTGTGCTACGGCCTTTCGACCATCACCTTCCTTGGCGGCGTCTTCAATACGGCAACCGCCAATGTCGTCTTCATCGTCGCCTTCACGCCCATGCTTGCGGCAGTTTTCGGCTGGCTTTTTCTACGTGAACAGCCTTCGCGTGCAACCTGGGTGACCATGGTACTGATGGTCTTCGGCGTCGGACTGATCGTCTCCGGCGGGCTGTCGGCCGGAGACATGCTCGGCAATATGTCGGCACTCGCAACGGCGCTGCTGCTGGCCGGCGCAATCATCATTGGACGCAGGAGCAAGGCCGATATCGGCCTCGTCCCGCTTGTCGCAACGATCATACCGGCAATCGTCGGTCTTTCGATGATGGAGCCAGGCGGCTTCACCACCGTCCCATCCTCATTCTGGGTCCTTGTCGACGGACTGGTGACGCTGCCGCTCGCCTTCTGGTGCCTGGCGACCGGTCCCAAATATCTGACCGGCGCCGAAGTCGGCATGTGTTATCTGCTCGAGACGGTGCTCGCACCGATCTGGGTGTGGATGATCTTCGGCGAGGAGATGCATGCAAGAACATTGCTCGGCGGCGCGATCCTGATCCTTTCGCTGGTCGGCCATGCGGCATGGCAGGTGCGACGCGGACGGCCGAAGGCCACCGTCGAAACCTGA
- a CDS encoding arginyltransferase: protein MNTQTTPSPQFYLTAPAVCPYLPGEMERKVFTHLVGPRAAEMNDLLTQGGFRRSQNIAYRPACEACRACVSVRILAGEFEPTKSMKRVMTANRDIVSVVQPAQPSTEQFALFRRYLDDRHQHGGMSDMSALDYAIMVEDTHVNTRLIEYRVREPGHGISGEAKGELIAVALTDMMSDGLSMVYSFFNPELEKRSLGTFMILDHINRTRSLGLPHVYLGYWVKGSSKMDYKTRYQPQEQLTARGWERFLPPAIDPRSER, encoded by the coding sequence ATGAATACCCAGACGACGCCTTCCCCGCAGTTCTATCTGACGGCTCCGGCAGTTTGTCCCTACCTACCGGGTGAAATGGAACGCAAGGTGTTCACGCACCTCGTCGGACCCCGCGCAGCGGAAATGAACGACCTCCTGACCCAGGGCGGCTTTCGCCGCTCGCAGAATATCGCATACCGGCCGGCCTGCGAGGCCTGCCGCGCCTGCGTCTCGGTGCGCATCCTGGCCGGTGAATTCGAGCCGACCAAATCGATGAAGCGGGTGATGACGGCAAACCGGGATATCGTTTCGGTGGTTCAGCCGGCACAGCCTTCAACCGAACAATTCGCCCTCTTCCGCCGCTACCTCGACGATCGCCACCAGCATGGCGGCATGTCGGACATGTCGGCGCTCGATTATGCGATCATGGTGGAAGACACGCATGTGAATACCCGCCTGATCGAATACCGCGTCCGCGAGCCCGGTCATGGCATCAGTGGAGAGGCCAAGGGCGAACTGATCGCCGTGGCGCTGACCGACATGATGAGCGACGGCCTGTCGATGGTCTATTCCTTCTTCAATCCGGAGCTGGAAAAGCGGTCGCTCGGAACCTTCATGATCCTCGACCATATCAACCGGACGCGATCGCTCGGTCTGCCGCATGTCTATCTGGGCTATTGGGTCAAGGGTTCCTCCAAGATGGACTACAAGACGCGCTACCAGCCGCAGGAACAATTGACTGCGCGCGGATGGGAACGGTTTCTGCCGCCGGCCATCGATCCCCGTTCAGAGCGATAA